The Bacillus vallismortis genome window below encodes:
- a CDS encoding cytochrome P450, with product MEKLMFHPHGKEFHHNPFSVLGRFREEDPLHRFELKRFGGTYPAWLITRYDDCMAFLKDNRITRDVKNVMSQEQIKMLNVSEDIDFVSDHMLAKDTPDHTRLRSLVHQAFTPRTIENLRGSIEHISEQLLDEMEKEKKADIMKSFASPLPFIVISELMGIPKKDRAQFQIWTNAMVDTSESNRELTNQALHEFKDYIAKLIHDRRIQPKDDLISKLVHAEENGSKLSEKELYSMLFLLVVAGLETTVNLLGSGTLALLQHKEECEKLKQHPEMIVTAVEELLRYTSPVVMMANRWAIEDFTYKGVSIKRGDMIFIGIGSANRDPSFFENPEILNINRSPNRHISFGFGIHFCLGAPLARLEGHIAFNALLKRFPDIELAAAPDDIQWRKNVFLRGLESLPVLLSK from the coding sequence ATGGAAAAATTGATGTTTCATCCGCACGGAAAAGAATTTCATCACAATCCTTTTTCAGTTTTGGGCCGATTTAGAGAGGAAGATCCCCTTCACCGATTTGAATTAAAACGGTTCGGAGGCACATATCCGGCTTGGTTAATTACCCGATACGATGATTGTATGGCCTTTTTAAAAGACAATCGGATTACAAGAGACGTTAAAAACGTGATGAGCCAAGAACAAATCAAAATGCTCAACGTCAGCGAGGATATCGATTTCGTATCCGATCATATGCTGGCAAAAGACACACCTGATCACACCCGCTTGAGATCACTTGTTCATCAAGCATTTACTCCCCGAACGATTGAAAATCTGCGCGGCAGCATCGAACACATTTCTGAACAGCTTTTAGATGAAATGGAAAAAGAAAAGAAAGCGGATATCATGAAATCCTTCGCATCCCCTTTGCCTTTTATTGTTATATCTGAATTGATGGGAATTCCTAAAAAGGATCGGGCACAGTTTCAAATCTGGACCAATGCGATGGTTGATACCTCTGAAAGTAACAGAGAGCTGACAAATCAAGCCCTTCATGAATTTAAAGACTATATCGCCAAGCTGATCCACGACAGAAGAATACAGCCAAAAGACGATTTAATCAGCAAACTTGTGCATGCTGAAGAAAACGGCAGCAAGTTAAGCGAAAAAGAGCTTTATTCGATGCTGTTTTTACTGGTTGTAGCGGGTCTTGAAACAACTGTTAACTTGCTTGGATCAGGCACTCTCGCATTGCTTCAGCACAAGGAGGAATGCGAGAAGCTCAAGCAGCATCCTGAAATGATCGTTACAGCTGTTGAAGAATTGCTGCGATACACCTCGCCTGTTGTGATGATGGCAAATCGGTGGGCCATCGAGGACTTTACATACAAGGGGGTTTCGATCAAAAGAGGAGACATGATCTTTATAGGCATCGGATCTGCCAATCGCGATCCAAGCTTTTTTGAGAACCCGGAAATACTAAATATAAATCGGTCGCCTAACAGACATATTTCTTTCGGCTTTGGCATTCATTTCTGTTTAGGAGCGCCGCTAGCCAGACTGGAAGGCCACATTGCATTTAACGCGCTTCTGAAGAGATTCCCGGATATTGAACTCGCGGCAGCGCCTGATGACATCCAATGGAGAAAAAATGTCTTTTTAAGAGGGTTAGAAAGTCTCCCTGTGTTACTTTCAAAATAA
- a CDS encoding MBL fold metallo-hydrolase has product MPYYICETCGVQHAQTVNPPDSCLICDDERQYIHPEGQAWTTLADMHEKGNLQNILKKEEEHLYSIKTEPEFAIGQTAHLIQHKGFNVLWDCISYLDEKTIKQINELGGIQAIALSHPHYYSAQVEWAEAFQAPIYIHEDDKEWVARPSNHIQFWSGETLNMKPGLDLYRLGGHFKGGAVLHWRNGNEGKGCLLTGDIIAVAADRNWVSFMYSYPNLIPLPASKVEEIAAKVKPLQFNRIYNAFSKVVKENADEAVQRSAVRYIKALNNKLFHT; this is encoded by the coding sequence ATGCCATATTATATCTGCGAGACATGCGGTGTACAACATGCGCAAACAGTAAATCCGCCGGACTCATGTCTGATTTGCGATGACGAACGGCAGTATATTCATCCGGAGGGACAAGCTTGGACAACCCTTGCAGACATGCATGAAAAAGGAAACCTTCAAAACATCCTCAAAAAAGAAGAAGAACATCTTTATAGCATCAAAACCGAACCAGAGTTTGCGATCGGACAAACAGCACATTTGATCCAGCATAAGGGCTTTAACGTGCTGTGGGACTGCATTTCATATCTTGACGAAAAGACAATTAAGCAAATCAACGAATTAGGCGGAATTCAAGCCATCGCTTTGTCTCATCCGCATTATTACTCTGCTCAAGTGGAGTGGGCTGAAGCGTTTCAGGCCCCGATCTATATTCATGAGGATGACAAAGAATGGGTGGCAAGGCCAAGCAATCACATTCAGTTCTGGTCAGGGGAAACGCTCAACATGAAGCCGGGACTGGACCTTTACCGCTTGGGCGGACACTTTAAAGGCGGTGCTGTTCTCCATTGGCGCAACGGCAATGAAGGGAAAGGCTGTCTATTGACCGGGGATATCATTGCAGTTGCGGCGGATCGAAACTGGGTCAGCTTTATGTACAGCTATCCAAATCTCATTCCTCTCCCAGCCTCCAAAGTTGAAGAAATAGCAGCCAAAGTGAAACCGCTTCAATTTAACCGGATTTATAATGCTTTTTCAAAAGTTGTCAAAGAAAATGCCGACGAAGCGGTCCAGCGTTCTGCCGTACGTTATATCAAGGCACTGAACAACAAGTTGTTTCATACATAA
- the aprX gene encoding serine protease AprX: MFGYSMVQMVRANAHKLDWPLRESVLQLYKPFKWTPCFLHQFFETKLKNRKKLSVIIEFEEGCHETGFQMAGEVLQKEKRSKLKRRFNTINCCSAEVTPQALDLLLSECSDIRKVYLNREVKALLDTATEASHAKEVVRNGQTLTGKGVTVAVVDTGIYPHPDLEGRIIGFADMVNQKTEPYDDNGHGTHCAGDVASSGASSSGQYRGPAPEANLIGVKVLNKQGSGTLADIIEGVEWCIQYNEDNPDEPIDIISMSLGGDALRYDNEQEDPLVRAVDEAWNAGIVVCVAAGNSGPDPQTIASPGVSEKVMTVGALDDNDTASSDDDTVASFSSRGPTVYGKVKPDILAPGVDIISLRSPNSYIDKLQKSSRVGSQYFTMSGTSMATPICAGIAALILQQNPDLTPDEVKELLKNGTDKWKDEDPNVYGAGAVNAKNSVPGQ; encoded by the coding sequence ATGTTTGGGTACTCTATGGTACAAATGGTGAGAGCAAATGCTCATAAGCTAGATTGGCCGTTACGGGAAAGCGTCTTGCAGCTTTACAAGCCCTTCAAATGGACTCCTTGCTTCTTGCATCAGTTTTTCGAAACCAAATTGAAAAACCGAAAAAAATTGTCGGTCATTATTGAATTTGAGGAAGGCTGTCACGAGACCGGCTTTCAAATGGCTGGAGAGGTGCTGCAAAAAGAAAAACGCAGCAAGCTAAAAAGACGCTTCAACACAATCAATTGCTGCAGCGCGGAGGTGACCCCACAAGCGCTAGATTTACTTCTTTCTGAATGCAGTGATATCCGCAAAGTGTATTTAAACCGTGAAGTCAAAGCGCTTCTAGACACGGCAACCGAAGCAAGCCACGCGAAGGAAGTTGTCAGAAACGGGCAAACCCTGACAGGAAAAGGTGTTACTGTCGCTGTTGTCGACACAGGAATCTACCCGCACCCTGATTTAGAAGGCAGGATTATCGGATTCGCCGACATGGTCAATCAAAAAACTGAGCCGTATGATGATAATGGCCATGGCACACACTGTGCAGGTGATGTCGCCAGCAGCGGCGCATCCTCTTCCGGCCAATACCGTGGACCTGCGCCTGAAGCCAATCTAATCGGCGTAAAGGTATTGAACAAGCAAGGTTCAGGAACATTAGCGGACATTATTGAAGGTGTAGAGTGGTGTATTCAATATAATGAGGATAATCCGGATGAACCGATCGATATTATCAGTATGTCGCTCGGGGGCGATGCGCTTAGATATGATAATGAACAGGAAGACCCGTTAGTCAGAGCGGTTGACGAAGCGTGGAACGCTGGGATTGTCGTCTGTGTCGCTGCCGGAAACTCTGGGCCTGATCCACAAACCATTGCAAGCCCGGGCGTGAGCGAAAAGGTGATGACAGTAGGTGCCCTTGACGATAACGATACCGCAAGCAGCGATGATGATACGGTCGCTTCCTTCTCAAGCCGCGGGCCGACAGTATACGGGAAAGTAAAGCCCGATATTTTAGCGCCGGGTGTTGATATCATTTCCCTTCGCTCTCCAAATTCTTATATCGATAAGCTTCAAAAGTCAAGCCGTGTAGGATCTCAGTACTTTACAATGTCAGGAACATCGATGGCAACACCAATATGTGCAGGAATCGCAGCTTTAATCCTGCAGCAAAACCCGGATCTTACACCTGATGAAGTGAAAGAGCTTTTGAAAAATGGCACGGACAAATGGAAAGATGAAGATCCGAATGTTTACGGCGCGGGCGCTGTCAACGCAAAAAATTCCGTTCCCGGCCAATAG